In one Oxyura jamaicensis isolate SHBP4307 breed ruddy duck chromosome 14, BPBGC_Ojam_1.0, whole genome shotgun sequence genomic region, the following are encoded:
- the ERCC4 gene encoding DNA repair endonuclease XPF isoform X1, whose protein sequence is MTAVPNPCSQTNYEWRQRLQPPEGAAPAAAARPRRAGRRRRCGGLGPAAMAALLEHESQIFLDLFHQDGLVVCARGLGIDRLLLRFLRLYSEPASLVLVLNTSPAEEEYFIDELRSDGVVHLPRRVTNEVASNTRYEFYMQGGVLFATSRILVVDFLTDRIPANLITGILVYKAHRIIESCQEAFILRLYRQKNKQGFIKAFTDNAVAFNTGFCHVERVMRNLFVRKLYLWPRFHIAVNSFLEKHKPEVVEIHVSMTPAMLAIQTSILDILNACLRELKRYNPALEVEDLSLENAIGKPFDKTIRHYLDPLWHQLGAKTKSLVQDLKILRTLLQYLTQYDCVTFLNLLESLKASEKAFGENSGWLFLDSSTSMFVNARARVYRIADEKLNQKLNQKGKISGNSDVKKENELKRELVLESNPKWEALREVLNEIENENKNSEDFGGPGQVLICASDDRACAQLREYITDGAETFLTRLYNKTFGKDEKAGDVWIKDRKAIKSKGNARQDTGPQAKKNKLTISPKQNKHKKQQDRTIIQMIGKTEEENKDLDVEDNKELNSSQEGSINETIPEDFPVNLPSDAYYGIFKNPLTIIHPLQGCSDPYALTRVLHEVEPRYVVLYDAELTFVRQLEIYKASRPGKPLRVYFLIYGSSTEEQRYLTALRKEKEAFEKLIRERATMVVPEEREGRDETNLDLLRDAKTASVSTDTRKSGGQEQKSIQQTVIVDMREFRSELPSLIHRRGIDIEPVTLEVGDYILTPDVCVERKSISDLIGSLNNGRLYTQCISMSRYYKRPILLIEFDPNKPFSLIPRGSLHQEISSSDVTSKLTLLTLHFPKLRILWCPSPHATAELFEELKQNHPQPDAEIAMAVTADSETLPESDKYNPGPQDFLLKMPGINAKNCRALMNHVKSIAELVTLSKDKLSEILSNTINATQLYDFIHVTYKEAISKEKHKR, encoded by the exons CAACTACGAGTGGAGGCAGCGCCTCCAGCCGCCTGAGGGCGCTGCTCCCGCAGCCGCGGCGAGGCCGAGGCGGGCCGGGCGCAGGCGCCGCTGTGGCGGGCTGGGGCCGGCGGCAATGGCGGCGCTGCTGGAGCACGAGAGCCAGATCTTCCTGGACCTCTTCCACCAGGACGGGCTGGTGGTGTGCGCCCGCGGGCTCGGCATCGACCGCCTGCTGCTGCGCTTCCTCCGCCTCTACAGCGAGCCCgccagcctggtgctggtgctgaaCACGAGCCCCGCCGAGGAg GAGTATTTTATTGATGAACTGAGGTCAGACGGAGTTGTTCATCTTCCTCGACGTGTTACCAATGAGGTTGCAAGTAACACTCGCTATGAATTTTACATGCAAGGAGGAGTTCTCTTTGCAACAAGTCGAATCCTCGTGGTAGATTTCCTTACTGACAGAATTCCTGCAAACCTCATTACTG GCATTTTGGTATACAAGGCACACAGAATCATTGAGTCCTGTCAGGAAGCATTTATCTTGCGGCTTTATCGCCAGAAGAACAAGCAAGGCTTCATTAAAGCTTTTACAGATAATGCGGTTGCATTTAACACTGGCTTTTGCCATGTGGAAAGAGTGATGCGAAATCTTTTTGTCAGGAAACTTTACCTGTGGCCAAG ATTTCATATAGCAGTGAACTCATTTTTAGAGAAGCATAAGCCTGAAGTGGTGGAAATACATGTGTCGATGACCCCTGCTATGCTTGCTATCCAGACTTCAATCCTGGACATTTTGAATGCATGTTTGAGAGAACTCAAACGCTACAATCCAGCTCTTGAAGTAGAAGATCTATCTTTAGAAAATGCTATTGGTAAACCTTTTGACAAG ACAATACGTCACTACTTAGATCCTCTCTGGCATCAACTTGGAGCTAAGACAAAATCTTTGGTCCAGGATTTGAAAATACTGCGTACTTTGCTACAGTATCTAACCCAGTATGATTGCGTCACTTTCCTCAATCTCCTGGAGTCACTGAAAGCAAGCGAAAAAGCTTTTGGTGAGAATTCAG gTTGGCTGTTTCTTGACTCCAGTACTTCGATGTTTGTAAATGCTCGAGCAAGAGTTTATCGCATTGCAGATGAGAAACTGAATCAGAAACTGAATCAGAAAGGCAAAATCTCTGGAAACAGTGatgtaaagaaggaaaatg aactgaaaaggGAATTGGTTCTAGAAAGTAACCCAAAATGGGAAGCTTTGAGAGAAGTACTGAATGAGATTGAAAATGAGAATAAGAACAGTGAAGACTTCGGTGGTCCAG GGCAAGTGCTTATTTGTGCCAGTGATGACCGAGCTTGTGCACAGCTCAGGGAGTATATTACTGATGGAGCAGAAACCTTTTTAACAAGACTGTATAATAAAACCTTTGGAAAGGATGAGAAAGCTGGAGATGTGTGGATTAAGGACAGAAAAGCCATCAAGTCCAAAGGAAATGCCAGACAAGACACAGGGcctcaagcaaaaaaaaacaaactcacaatttctccaaaacaaaacaaacacaagaagcAGCAAGACCGGACTATAATCCAAATGATAGGGAAaactgaggaggaaaataaagacttgGATGTGGAAGATAACAAAGAGTTAAACAGTAGCCAAGAAGGCAGTATCAATGAGACCATTCCTGAAGATTTCCCTGTGAACTTACCTTCAGATGCTTACTACGGTATTTTCAAAAACCCACTCACAATTATTCATCCGTTGCAGGGTTGCAGTGATCCCTATGCTCTCACCAGGGTACTGCATGAAGTAGAACCAAGATATGTTGTGTTGTATGATGCAGAGCTAACTTTTGTTCGGCAGCTGGAAATCTACAAGGCAAGCAGGCCTGGAAAGCCTCTGAG GGTGTATTTCCTCATATATGGAAGCTCAACAGAAGAACAGCGCTATCTGACAGctctgagaaaagagaaggaagcctTTGAAAAACTCATTCG AGAAAGGGCCACTATGGTTGTtcctgaagaaagagaaggaagagatgaaacAAACTTAGACCTTCTGAGAGATGCTAAAACTGCCTCTGTTTCCACTGACACACGCAAATCAG GTGGACAGGAACAGAAGAGTATTCAACAAACTGTAATAGTAGACATGCGGGAATTCCGTAGTGAGCTTCCATCACTGATTCATCGTCGTGGTATTGACATTGAGCCTGTTACTTTGGAAGTTGGAGATTATATCTTAACTCCTGATGTCTGTGTAGAGCGGAAAAGTATCAGTGATCTTATTGGTTCCTTAAACAATGGAAGACTGTATACACAATGCATTTCGATGTCCCGTTACTATAAGCGACCAATTCTTCTGATTGAATTTGATCCTAACAAACCTTTCTCCTTGATTCCGCGAGGTTCTCTACATCAGGAGATTTCCAGTAGTGACGTTACTTCAAAACTAACTCTTCTTACACTCCATTTCCCAAAGTTACGTATCCTGTGGTGTCCTTCTCCCCATGCTACTGCTGAACTGTTTGaagagttaaaacaaaaccatcCACAACCTGATGCAGAAATAGCAATGGCTGTAACAGCAGATTCTGAAACTCTTCCTGAGTCAGACAAGTATAACCCTGGCCCTCAGGACTTTCTACTAAAAATGCCAGGTATTAATGCAAAAAACTGCCGTGCCTTAATGAACCACGTAAAAAGCATTGCAGAACTAGTGACTCTGTCAAAGGATAAACTCTCTGAAATTTTGAGTAATACCATCAATGCCACACAACTCTATGACTTTATTCACGTGACCTACAAAGAGGCAAtatctaaagaaaaacacaaaagatga
- the ERCC4 gene encoding DNA repair endonuclease XPF isoform X2, which translates to MTAVPNPCSQTNYEWRQRLQPPEGAAPAAAARPRRAGRRRRCGGLGPAAMAALLEHESQIFLDLFHQDGLVVCARGLGIDRLLLRFLRLYSEPASLVLVLNTSPAEEEYFIDELRSDGVVHLPRRVTNEVASNTRYEFYMQGGVLFATSRILVTIRHYLDPLWHQLGAKTKSLVQDLKILRTLLQYLTQYDCVTFLNLLESLKASEKAFGENSGWLFLDSSTSMFVNARARVYRIADEKLNQKLNQKGKISGNSDVKKENELKRELVLESNPKWEALREVLNEIENENKNSEDFGGPGQVLICASDDRACAQLREYITDGAETFLTRLYNKTFGKDEKAGDVWIKDRKAIKSKGNARQDTGPQAKKNKLTISPKQNKHKKQQDRTIIQMIGKTEEENKDLDVEDNKELNSSQEGSINETIPEDFPVNLPSDAYYGIFKNPLTIIHPLQGCSDPYALTRVLHEVEPRYVVLYDAELTFVRQLEIYKASRPGKPLRVYFLIYGSSTEEQRYLTALRKEKEAFEKLIRERATMVVPEEREGRDETNLDLLRDAKTASVSTDTRKSGGQEQKSIQQTVIVDMREFRSELPSLIHRRGIDIEPVTLEVGDYILTPDVCVERKSISDLIGSLNNGRLYTQCISMSRYYKRPILLIEFDPNKPFSLIPRGSLHQEISSSDVTSKLTLLTLHFPKLRILWCPSPHATAELFEELKQNHPQPDAEIAMAVTADSETLPESDKYNPGPQDFLLKMPGINAKNCRALMNHVKSIAELVTLSKDKLSEILSNTINATQLYDFIHVTYKEAISKEKHKR; encoded by the exons CAACTACGAGTGGAGGCAGCGCCTCCAGCCGCCTGAGGGCGCTGCTCCCGCAGCCGCGGCGAGGCCGAGGCGGGCCGGGCGCAGGCGCCGCTGTGGCGGGCTGGGGCCGGCGGCAATGGCGGCGCTGCTGGAGCACGAGAGCCAGATCTTCCTGGACCTCTTCCACCAGGACGGGCTGGTGGTGTGCGCCCGCGGGCTCGGCATCGACCGCCTGCTGCTGCGCTTCCTCCGCCTCTACAGCGAGCCCgccagcctggtgctggtgctgaaCACGAGCCCCGCCGAGGAg GAGTATTTTATTGATGAACTGAGGTCAGACGGAGTTGTTCATCTTCCTCGACGTGTTACCAATGAGGTTGCAAGTAACACTCGCTATGAATTTTACATGCAAGGAGGAGTTCTCTTTGCAACAAGTCGAATCCTCGTG ACAATACGTCACTACTTAGATCCTCTCTGGCATCAACTTGGAGCTAAGACAAAATCTTTGGTCCAGGATTTGAAAATACTGCGTACTTTGCTACAGTATCTAACCCAGTATGATTGCGTCACTTTCCTCAATCTCCTGGAGTCACTGAAAGCAAGCGAAAAAGCTTTTGGTGAGAATTCAG gTTGGCTGTTTCTTGACTCCAGTACTTCGATGTTTGTAAATGCTCGAGCAAGAGTTTATCGCATTGCAGATGAGAAACTGAATCAGAAACTGAATCAGAAAGGCAAAATCTCTGGAAACAGTGatgtaaagaaggaaaatg aactgaaaaggGAATTGGTTCTAGAAAGTAACCCAAAATGGGAAGCTTTGAGAGAAGTACTGAATGAGATTGAAAATGAGAATAAGAACAGTGAAGACTTCGGTGGTCCAG GGCAAGTGCTTATTTGTGCCAGTGATGACCGAGCTTGTGCACAGCTCAGGGAGTATATTACTGATGGAGCAGAAACCTTTTTAACAAGACTGTATAATAAAACCTTTGGAAAGGATGAGAAAGCTGGAGATGTGTGGATTAAGGACAGAAAAGCCATCAAGTCCAAAGGAAATGCCAGACAAGACACAGGGcctcaagcaaaaaaaaacaaactcacaatttctccaaaacaaaacaaacacaagaagcAGCAAGACCGGACTATAATCCAAATGATAGGGAAaactgaggaggaaaataaagacttgGATGTGGAAGATAACAAAGAGTTAAACAGTAGCCAAGAAGGCAGTATCAATGAGACCATTCCTGAAGATTTCCCTGTGAACTTACCTTCAGATGCTTACTACGGTATTTTCAAAAACCCACTCACAATTATTCATCCGTTGCAGGGTTGCAGTGATCCCTATGCTCTCACCAGGGTACTGCATGAAGTAGAACCAAGATATGTTGTGTTGTATGATGCAGAGCTAACTTTTGTTCGGCAGCTGGAAATCTACAAGGCAAGCAGGCCTGGAAAGCCTCTGAG GGTGTATTTCCTCATATATGGAAGCTCAACAGAAGAACAGCGCTATCTGACAGctctgagaaaagagaaggaagcctTTGAAAAACTCATTCG AGAAAGGGCCACTATGGTTGTtcctgaagaaagagaaggaagagatgaaacAAACTTAGACCTTCTGAGAGATGCTAAAACTGCCTCTGTTTCCACTGACACACGCAAATCAG GTGGACAGGAACAGAAGAGTATTCAACAAACTGTAATAGTAGACATGCGGGAATTCCGTAGTGAGCTTCCATCACTGATTCATCGTCGTGGTATTGACATTGAGCCTGTTACTTTGGAAGTTGGAGATTATATCTTAACTCCTGATGTCTGTGTAGAGCGGAAAAGTATCAGTGATCTTATTGGTTCCTTAAACAATGGAAGACTGTATACACAATGCATTTCGATGTCCCGTTACTATAAGCGACCAATTCTTCTGATTGAATTTGATCCTAACAAACCTTTCTCCTTGATTCCGCGAGGTTCTCTACATCAGGAGATTTCCAGTAGTGACGTTACTTCAAAACTAACTCTTCTTACACTCCATTTCCCAAAGTTACGTATCCTGTGGTGTCCTTCTCCCCATGCTACTGCTGAACTGTTTGaagagttaaaacaaaaccatcCACAACCTGATGCAGAAATAGCAATGGCTGTAACAGCAGATTCTGAAACTCTTCCTGAGTCAGACAAGTATAACCCTGGCCCTCAGGACTTTCTACTAAAAATGCCAGGTATTAATGCAAAAAACTGCCGTGCCTTAATGAACCACGTAAAAAGCATTGCAGAACTAGTGACTCTGTCAAAGGATAAACTCTCTGAAATTTTGAGTAATACCATCAATGCCACACAACTCTATGACTTTATTCACGTGACCTACAAAGAGGCAAtatctaaagaaaaacacaaaagatga
- the ERCC4 gene encoding DNA repair endonuclease XPF isoform X3 gives MTAVPNPCSQTNYEWRQRLQPPEGAAPAAAARPRRAGRRRRCGGLGPAAMAALLEHESQIFLDLFHQDGLVVCARGLGIDRLLLRFLRLYSEPASLVLVLNTSPAEEEYFIDELRSDGVVHLPRRVTNEVASNTRYEFYMQGGVLFATSRILVVDFLTDRIPANLITGILVYKAHRIIESCQEAFILRLYRQKNKQGFIKAFTDNAVAFNTGFCHVERVMRNLFVRKLYLWPRFHIAVNSFLEKHKPEVVEIHVSMTPAMLAIQTSILDILNACLRELKRYNPALEVEDLSLENAIGKPFDKTIRHYLDPLWHQLGAKTKSLVQDLKILRTLLQYLTQYDCVTFLNLLESLKASEKAFGENSGWLFLDSSTSMFVNARARVYRIADEKLNQKLNQKGKISGNSDVKKENELKRELVLESNPKWEALREVLNEIENENKNSEDFGGPGQVLICASDDRACAQLREYITDGAETFLTRLYNKTFGKDEKAGDVWIKDRKAIKSKGNARQDTGPQAKKNKLTISPKQNKHKKQQDRTIIQMIGKTEEENKDLDVEDNKELNSSQEGSINETIPEDFPVNLPSDAYYGIFKNPLTIIHPLQGCSDPYALTRVLHEVEPRYVVLYDAELTFVRQLEIYKASRPGKPLRVYFLIYGSSTEEQRYLTALRKEKEAFEKLIRWTGTEEYSTNCNSRHAGIP, from the exons CAACTACGAGTGGAGGCAGCGCCTCCAGCCGCCTGAGGGCGCTGCTCCCGCAGCCGCGGCGAGGCCGAGGCGGGCCGGGCGCAGGCGCCGCTGTGGCGGGCTGGGGCCGGCGGCAATGGCGGCGCTGCTGGAGCACGAGAGCCAGATCTTCCTGGACCTCTTCCACCAGGACGGGCTGGTGGTGTGCGCCCGCGGGCTCGGCATCGACCGCCTGCTGCTGCGCTTCCTCCGCCTCTACAGCGAGCCCgccagcctggtgctggtgctgaaCACGAGCCCCGCCGAGGAg GAGTATTTTATTGATGAACTGAGGTCAGACGGAGTTGTTCATCTTCCTCGACGTGTTACCAATGAGGTTGCAAGTAACACTCGCTATGAATTTTACATGCAAGGAGGAGTTCTCTTTGCAACAAGTCGAATCCTCGTGGTAGATTTCCTTACTGACAGAATTCCTGCAAACCTCATTACTG GCATTTTGGTATACAAGGCACACAGAATCATTGAGTCCTGTCAGGAAGCATTTATCTTGCGGCTTTATCGCCAGAAGAACAAGCAAGGCTTCATTAAAGCTTTTACAGATAATGCGGTTGCATTTAACACTGGCTTTTGCCATGTGGAAAGAGTGATGCGAAATCTTTTTGTCAGGAAACTTTACCTGTGGCCAAG ATTTCATATAGCAGTGAACTCATTTTTAGAGAAGCATAAGCCTGAAGTGGTGGAAATACATGTGTCGATGACCCCTGCTATGCTTGCTATCCAGACTTCAATCCTGGACATTTTGAATGCATGTTTGAGAGAACTCAAACGCTACAATCCAGCTCTTGAAGTAGAAGATCTATCTTTAGAAAATGCTATTGGTAAACCTTTTGACAAG ACAATACGTCACTACTTAGATCCTCTCTGGCATCAACTTGGAGCTAAGACAAAATCTTTGGTCCAGGATTTGAAAATACTGCGTACTTTGCTACAGTATCTAACCCAGTATGATTGCGTCACTTTCCTCAATCTCCTGGAGTCACTGAAAGCAAGCGAAAAAGCTTTTGGTGAGAATTCAG gTTGGCTGTTTCTTGACTCCAGTACTTCGATGTTTGTAAATGCTCGAGCAAGAGTTTATCGCATTGCAGATGAGAAACTGAATCAGAAACTGAATCAGAAAGGCAAAATCTCTGGAAACAGTGatgtaaagaaggaaaatg aactgaaaaggGAATTGGTTCTAGAAAGTAACCCAAAATGGGAAGCTTTGAGAGAAGTACTGAATGAGATTGAAAATGAGAATAAGAACAGTGAAGACTTCGGTGGTCCAG GGCAAGTGCTTATTTGTGCCAGTGATGACCGAGCTTGTGCACAGCTCAGGGAGTATATTACTGATGGAGCAGAAACCTTTTTAACAAGACTGTATAATAAAACCTTTGGAAAGGATGAGAAAGCTGGAGATGTGTGGATTAAGGACAGAAAAGCCATCAAGTCCAAAGGAAATGCCAGACAAGACACAGGGcctcaagcaaaaaaaaacaaactcacaatttctccaaaacaaaacaaacacaagaagcAGCAAGACCGGACTATAATCCAAATGATAGGGAAaactgaggaggaaaataaagacttgGATGTGGAAGATAACAAAGAGTTAAACAGTAGCCAAGAAGGCAGTATCAATGAGACCATTCCTGAAGATTTCCCTGTGAACTTACCTTCAGATGCTTACTACGGTATTTTCAAAAACCCACTCACAATTATTCATCCGTTGCAGGGTTGCAGTGATCCCTATGCTCTCACCAGGGTACTGCATGAAGTAGAACCAAGATATGTTGTGTTGTATGATGCAGAGCTAACTTTTGTTCGGCAGCTGGAAATCTACAAGGCAAGCAGGCCTGGAAAGCCTCTGAG GGTGTATTTCCTCATATATGGAAGCTCAACAGAAGAACAGCGCTATCTGACAGctctgagaaaagagaaggaagcctTTGAAAAACTCATTCG GTGGACAGGAACAGAAGAGTATTCAACAAACTGTAATAGTAGACATGCGGGAATTCCGTAG